CTCGCGCAGAACACGTACTCCGAGCGCATCCTGCGCAAGGCGTACGCCTTCTTCGGCCGGCCGATCTGGGTCGAGGGATACCCGCGGAACGACGCGCTGATCGCGGGTGACGCCCGCGCGATCCGCTCCGCTCTCGGCATCCGCGACCACGAACGCGTGCTCCTGTACGCTCCGACCTGGCGCGACGACCGCGCGGAGATGGTGGATTTCGTCGATGCCGAGGACCTCGCGCAGGCGGCCGACGCCGTGGTGCTCGTGAGGGGGCACTCGCGGACGATCGGCACCGACCGCGACCGATCAGGAGCCCGCGTCATCGACGTCACCGGGTTCCCGGAGACCGCTCAGCTGCTGCTCGCGGCCGATGCCCTCATCACGGACTACTCTTCCGTGATGTTCGACTTCAGCGTGACGGGCAAGCCCATGTACTTCCTCGTGCCCGACCTCGATCACTATCGCGGGACTCTGCGCGGCTTCTACTTCGACCTCGCCGCGCGCGCACCGGGGCCGCTCGTCCGGACGCAGGAGGAGCTGGTCGCGGCGCTCGCCGATCCGCATCACGAAGCCGCCTATGCCACGCGGTACGCCGCCTGGCGTGCGCAGTTCAACGGTCGTGACGACGGCGAGGCCGCGCAGCGCGTGGTCGAGCGCATCCTGGACCAGGGATACGTCACGGCCTGAGCGGGAAGCGGTCGCCGGGGGTGCGCGTGCTGCTCACGGCCGCGACCGGAGCTCCGGCCATGACGGAGGGGAACGCGCGATCCATCGCGTGCACGCGGACGCCCACTCACCGGGCGGTCGCGCACTCGGCGGACCGGACACGCACGTCGGCGGACCGTGGGGCGTCTAGGGGAGCGGGGTGTTGCGGGTGCCGAGGCGCGAGGCGTCGACCGTGTCCCTCGCGCCCCGGAACACGCCGGCGAGGAAGCCGAGTCCCCAGGAAAGGTGCATGGTGGGCATCACCGCGAGCGTCCACAGCCGTTGCCGGATGCCGCCGCCCCCGGGCGCCAGCGCGACCGCGACGACGAGGAGCACGTACAGCCCGAGCGGGACGTAGACCGCTGACGCGACGATCGACGCCGGCCCGCGCACGACGCCTGTGAGCTGCATCGCCGCCACGACGATCGCGACGGCGATCAGCACGAGGAGTGCGGGCGGGGCGAAGAAGCGGATGCCGTTGCGGCGCCCGAACCGGCGCACGAGCTCACCGCGCCATGCCCCGGTCGCACGGAACTGGCGTGCAAGTCGCACCCAGCTCTCGCGCGGCCAGTAGGTGACCGAGAGCGCGGGGTCGAACCACACCCGATGACCGGCCTGGCGGATGCGGAGGTTGAGCTCCCAGTCCTCGCCTCGTCGGATCGTCTCATCGAACAGGCCCACTTCGTCGAGCACGTCTCGGCGCATGACGCCCAGGTAGGCGGACTCCGCCTCTCCCTCGACCGAGCCGCCGTGGTACGCGCCGCCGCCGAGGCCGACGGGGGAGTTGTAGAGCCGCGCCACGGCGCGCTGGAACGGGGTGCGGCCCTCTGCGTGCATGACGCCGCCCACGTTCGCCGAACCCGTGCGCTCGAGTGTGGCGATGGCGCGGGCCGCGTAGCCCGGGGAGAGCTCGGAGTGCGCGTCGACGCGCACGATCGTCGCGTAGCGGCTGGCACGGATGGCGGCGTTGAGACCGACCGGGATGTGCGCGGCCGGATTGTCGACGAGGCGGATGCGGTCGTCGTCGGCGGCCAGTCTGTGCGCGAGCTCGGTCGTCCCGTCGGAGGACGGGCCGAGGGCGAGCACGAGCTCGGAGGGCATGTCGAGCTGCTGCTCGAGAACCGAGGCCACGGCGTGCTCGAGATAGGCGCGCTCGTTCAGCACCGGCATGATGAACGACACACCGGCACGGGGTGCATGCGGACTGTCGGCGCTCATCCCACGATCATGTCACGGGCTCCGCACAGGTTCACTGATCGCCGCAGCAGCGCGCGTAACGGTACCGTTTCTATCCGTCGGCGGAGGCTGCGAAGGCCCGTGGGACAGCCGGCCCGGTCACTATCCTGGAGGGATGGGTGCTGTCTCGGATGCGAAGAAGGCCTACCGTCTCCTGAGGCGAGCGCTCTCATCTCGAACCGCGGTTCAGAGGGTGCGGCGCAGGCTGGCCGAGCGAGAGCCGCATCCGGCGGGGCACTACAAGATCGCCGTCTACTTCGCCGACGGCGCGGTGAACATGTACCAGATGCGGCAGTGGTACAAGCCGCTCGCCGAGCTTTCCCGTATCTGGCCCGTCGTGGTGCTGTCGCGCTCCGCGACCGGCGCGGACAAGCTGCTCGATGAGGACGCGCCGCCGGTCGCCTTCGTCCCCACCGTCCGCGACCTCGAGCGGTTCATCGCCACGCAGGACATCCGCATCGTGCTCTATGTCAACCAGAACACGCGCAACTTCCAGATGTTCCGCTACGGACGCCGCTGGCATGTCTTCATCAACCACGGCGAGTCCGACAAGATGTACATGACCACGAACCAGTACAAGGCCTACGATTACGCGCTCATCGCCGGCCAGGCCGCTCGAGACCGCCTCACGCGCACGCTGTGGGACTACGACGTCGATACCAGGACGATCGAGATCGGTCGACCGCAGGCGGACCACTACTCCGGGGCTCTCCCGTACGAGCCCGATGAGCGCACCGTCGTGCTGTACGCCCCGACGTGGGAGGGCGACCGTCCCAGCGCGCACTACGGATCGATCGCCACGCACGGAGAGAAGCTCGTCGACGCGCTGCTGGCGACGGGCCGTCACCGTGTCATCTACCGTCCGCATCCGCGCAGCGGTGTGCTCGACGACGAGTACGGCGCCGCGCACCGCAGGATCCTCGCCGCGATACAGGCGGCGAACGCCGCTGATCCGTCGGCCCGGCACGTCTACGACGACGGGCCGGAGCTGGGATGGCAGCTCGCCGCGGCCGACGTCGCCATCGTCGACATCTCCGCGATGGTGTACGACCGGCTCGCCGTCGGCAAGCCGCTCATGATCACGCGACCCGTCGACGAGCGTGCGAGCGTCGACACGAACGGGTACCTCTCGGACTGCGAATGGCTCACCGCCGACGCCGCCGCCGACATCGTCGACGAGGTGGAGCGCGTGCGTGCGGATGAGGCGGCCACCGCCCGGTTGCGGATGTGGGTGCAGCACTACTTCGGAGACACGACCCCCGGCGCGGCGACCGCCAAGTTCCATGCCGCGATCGAGGAGCTCATGCGCAAGTGGGAGTCCTGGCAGGCGCACGAGATGGGCACCGTCCGCCCGGATGAGGACGACGATGACGAAGAGGCCGACGAGGACGAATGATCGTGGACCTGCCTCGAGCGCGGGGGATCGCCTCGCGGATCTCGGTGCTCGCCGAGACCGGGTCGACCAACGCCGACCTCCGTCGGCTCGCCGGCGACCCGACAGGCTGGCCGCATCTGTCGGTGCTGCTCACGGACACGCAGACGGCGGGCCGCGGGAGGCTCGACCGCACCTGGGTGGCGCCTGCGGGCGCGTCGGTCGCGATCTCTGTGCTCCTGCGCCGGCTTCCGGCGGGCGAAGGGCTGGGGTGGGTCCCGCTGGCGGCGGGTCTGGCCATGGCGGAGGCGGTGTCGGCGCAGCTCCCAGGGCGTGACGTCGGCGTCAAGTGGCCCAACGATGTGCTCGTCGAGGGCAGGAAGATCTGCGGGGTGCTTGCCGAAGCAGCACCGGACGCCGTGATCGTGGGGGCGGGCGTGAACACGGCCATGACCGGGGAGCAGCTGCCTGTGCCGTCGGCGACCTCCTTCGCCGTGCTGGGCGAGACCGCCGACGTCGATGTGCTGCTTGCCGAGTATCTCCGTCGGCTCGAACTGTCTTTGCAGCTGCTCCGTGCCTCGGGCGACGCTGTGTCTTCCGGCCTGCACGCCGAGGTGTCGGCGCGTTGCGTCACGATCGGCAGCGAGGTGAACGTCTCTCTACCGGACGGCCGGACGCTCGCCGGCACGGCGACCGGGATCGACGACGGCGGTCGCCTCGTGGTGGAGTCCGAGGGAGTGAACATCGTCGTTGCGGCCGGAGACGTGGTGCACGTGCGCCCGGCCGGCGCGTGACACACCCGGTCTGCACGGGGTTCTGTCGGTGACCGCAGGCACAATGGAGGTGTGACGCATCCTGTGACGCTCGGAGGGCGGCCGACCATGCCGCCGCCGGGCGTGCCCGCGGAAGAGCTGCTGATCGCCCGGTTCCGCGGACATGCGCGCCGGCTCTTCTGGTCGGCGCTCGTGCTCATCGCGGTCTTCGGCGCGACGGCCTATCTCTACGACAACCTGCCGGCGCCCTTCGAGAACTGGATGCTGCTGTCCGCGGCGGCACTCGTCGTCCTGCTTCTGGTCGTCATCCCGTTCGTCGTCTGGTACTCGCGCACCGTGACCATCACGACCCGGCGTGTGATCGTGCATCAGGGCGTCGGCGCCCGCAGCCGTCGGGAGATGTCGCACGCGCGCGGATACACGATCGGCGTGCGTCGCGGCGTGCTGCAGCGGCTGTGGGGTGTGGGCACGATCACTCTCTCGAACGGAGTCGATGCGCCGCTGCGCCTCGTGAACATCCCCAACGTCACCCTCGTGCACGAGACGCTGGCCGATCAGATCGAGGTCAGTCAGATCCTCGCGCACCGCGACGCGCAGTCCGGCACGGAGCTCGGCTTCCCCGACTGACCTCCACCCGCCGCGTGAGTGTGCGGCTCGCGTATGCGCGAGAATGGGGGAGACGGAATGGAGGCGGCACATGGCGCTGCGCGTTGGCGTGATCGGTGGAGGCCAGCTGGCCAGGATGATGATCGCTCCGGCGGTCGAACTGGGGATCGATCTCCGCGTCCTGGCCGAGGGCGAAGGGATGTCGGCGCAGCTCGCGGCGACCGAGGTCGGCGACTATCGCGATCTCGAGGTCGTGCGGGCGTTCGCCACGGGCGTCGACGTCGTCACCTTCGATCACGAGCACGTGCCGCAGCACGTGCTGCGCGCCCTCGTCGACGACGGTGTCTCGGTGCATCCCGGACCCGATGCGCTGCAGTTCGCCCAGGACAAGCTGGCGATGCGCGCGCGGCTGGCCGAGCTCGGTGTTCCGCAGCCGGATTGGGCGGCGGTGCGCGATGCGGCCGAGCTGGAAGCGTTCCTCGAGAGCCACGACGGCACCGGGGTCGTGAAGACGCCCCGCGGCGGGTACGACGGCAAGGGCGTGCGCGTGGTGCGTGCAGCCTCCGACGCGCAGGACTGGTTCGACGCGCTCGGCGACGGTGAAGCCCTCCTGGTCGAGGAGCTGGTGGGCTTCGTGCGTGAGCTGGCTCAGCAGATCGCGCGACGGCCGGGAGGGCAGATGGTCGCCTACCCTGTCGTCGAGACGGTGCAGCGCGACGGGGTGTGCGCGGAGGTCATCGCGCCCGCGCCCGACGCGCCCGAGCGGCTCGCCCAGGTGGCCGAAGGCATCGGCCGTGCGATCGCCGAGGGGCTCGGCGTCACCGGCATGCTCGCGGTCGAACTCTTCGAGACCGACGACGAGCGGATCCTCGTGAACGAACTGGCCATGCGCCCGCACAACAGCGGACACTGGAGCCAGGACGGGGCCGTGACCGGGCAGTTCGAACAGCATCTGCGTGCCGTCGCCGACCTTCCGCTGGGAGACGCCTCTCCGCGCGCGCCCTGGTCGGTCATGGTGAACATCCTCGGCGGCCCGGCCGAGGGCGGCCTCGTCGACCGATTCGCAGCGGCGATGGCGGAGCATCCGTCAGCCAAGATCCACACCTACGGAAAGGATCCTCGTCCCGGGC
This Microbacterium sp. XT11 DNA region includes the following protein-coding sequences:
- a CDS encoding glycosyltransferase family 2 protein produces the protein MSADSPHAPRAGVSFIMPVLNERAYLEHAVASVLEQQLDMPSELVLALGPSSDGTTELAHRLAADDDRIRLVDNPAAHIPVGLNAAIRASRYATIVRVDAHSELSPGYAARAIATLERTGSANVGGVMHAEGRTPFQRAVARLYNSPVGLGGGAYHGGSVEGEAESAYLGVMRRDVLDEVGLFDETIRRGEDWELNLRIRQAGHRVWFDPALSVTYWPRESWVRLARQFRATGAWRGELVRRFGRRNGIRFFAPPALLVLIAVAIVVAAMQLTGVVRGPASIVASAVYVPLGLYVLLVVAVALAPGGGGIRQRLWTLAVMPTMHLSWGLGFLAGVFRGARDTVDASRLGTRNTPLP
- a CDS encoding CDP-glycerol glycerophosphotransferase family protein, giving the protein MGAVSDAKKAYRLLRRALSSRTAVQRVRRRLAEREPHPAGHYKIAVYFADGAVNMYQMRQWYKPLAELSRIWPVVVLSRSATGADKLLDEDAPPVAFVPTVRDLERFIATQDIRIVLYVNQNTRNFQMFRYGRRWHVFINHGESDKMYMTTNQYKAYDYALIAGQAARDRLTRTLWDYDVDTRTIEIGRPQADHYSGALPYEPDERTVVLYAPTWEGDRPSAHYGSIATHGEKLVDALLATGRHRVIYRPHPRSGVLDDEYGAAHRRILAAIQAANAADPSARHVYDDGPELGWQLAAADVAIVDISAMVYDRLAVGKPLMITRPVDERASVDTNGYLSDCEWLTADAAADIVDEVERVRADEAATARLRMWVQHYFGDTTPGAATAKFHAAIEELMRKWESWQAHEMGTVRPDEDDDDEEADEDE
- a CDS encoding biotin--[acetyl-CoA-carboxylase] ligase → MIVDLPRARGIASRISVLAETGSTNADLRRLAGDPTGWPHLSVLLTDTQTAGRGRLDRTWVAPAGASVAISVLLRRLPAGEGLGWVPLAAGLAMAEAVSAQLPGRDVGVKWPNDVLVEGRKICGVLAEAAPDAVIVGAGVNTAMTGEQLPVPSATSFAVLGETADVDVLLAEYLRRLELSLQLLRASGDAVSSGLHAEVSARCVTIGSEVNVSLPDGRTLAGTATGIDDGGRLVVESEGVNIVVAAGDVVHVRPAGA
- a CDS encoding PH domain-containing protein codes for the protein MPPPGVPAEELLIARFRGHARRLFWSALVLIAVFGATAYLYDNLPAPFENWMLLSAAALVVLLLVVIPFVVWYSRTVTITTRRVIVHQGVGARSRREMSHARGYTIGVRRGVLQRLWGVGTITLSNGVDAPLRLVNIPNVTLVHETLADQIEVSQILAHRDAQSGTELGFPD
- a CDS encoding 5-(carboxyamino)imidazole ribonucleotide synthase, giving the protein MALRVGVIGGGQLARMMIAPAVELGIDLRVLAEGEGMSAQLAATEVGDYRDLEVVRAFATGVDVVTFDHEHVPQHVLRALVDDGVSVHPGPDALQFAQDKLAMRARLAELGVPQPDWAAVRDAAELEAFLESHDGTGVVKTPRGGYDGKGVRVVRAASDAQDWFDALGDGEALLVEELVGFVRELAQQIARRPGGQMVAYPVVETVQRDGVCAEVIAPAPDAPERLAQVAEGIGRAIAEGLGVTGMLAVELFETDDERILVNELAMRPHNSGHWSQDGAVTGQFEQHLRAVADLPLGDASPRAPWSVMVNILGGPAEGGLVDRFAAAMAEHPSAKIHTYGKDPRPGRKVGHVNVSGDDLDDAVYVARAAAAHFA